The DNA window TTGTTCCAGGAACATTTCCTGTCGGGGCAGGATACGTTGTCACAGGATTAGTAATCGGTTGCATCCCAGGAACTGTAATAGGCGCTGCAGGTGTAGAGACCGGAGTGGTGAATGGTACGGGCGGGTTAACAGCAGGATTACTAGGAGGAAACAAAATCGGTGTAGTGGAGGGAATTTGTATAGGAGCGGATGCCGGATTACCCGGTGTTATAGTGACAGGATTAGTAGCAGGAACAGTGACTATTGTTGGTGTTGGATTGTCTGAGGGAAGAGTGATCGGTGGATTGATTGCATCGTGCGATACAGTTTTCATGAGTTCGCGACGAGCAGAATGAAAGATTTGTTCCTGCTCTATCGCTACAAAACCTGCTACTGAAGATACTTCTACATACAACTCAGCAATCTGAGAATTCTCTAAAGATTGTAAAGCCATAGCAGCAAATTCAATTACTTGTTCATCACTAGGATCGACAATACTCGACTCGAGTGTCATCACTACATCAACATCATCGCAATCAAGTATAGAACTGACAAGTGTAGCTTTCTTAATCATTGATTCAACACTATTTTCAAAACTCCCTTCTACAACAACAAAGGACCTAAGTCTCTTGATAAACCCTAAAACCCTATTCAGCTCATTTTCTTGTTTTCTATCCAAACTCTCCAAGAATGACAATGAAAATGCCACAGAGACCTTAACTTCATTGTCAAAACCTAAATCCCTCAGAACTGAACTGATCAATTTCATTGATGATAAAACCCTAGACATGTCATTGCCACCTCTTAGCACTAAACTCCTGATATTGACACGGGGCATAAAAGGAAATATGAAGGTCTTAACCCATAAAATAGCAGaagatttagaatttaaaaaGTTCTCAACTAAACTGTCATCTAAGTAAAGATGAACAGACACATTTGAACTAGAAAGTGAACTTAAAACACTATGATCTGCAGCTAAAACCTTAACATAAGATACATAAACCTTATTTTCCTCAAGAACTGACAGTTTTCTGGTAATTGATGAATCTCCAGTGTTCTTCTCTCTAGCATTATAGAGAAAGCCCAGTTTAGTACctgaaaaatacaaacaaaaagATACAATCTTTACTATACAAATCTGCAAATAACAATACAGAATTCAAAAAAGATTCAAACTTTCATATAACAGACTGCTTACCTGAAGAACAGAGAGTGAGCAGACataagaagaggaagaagagacACTGAGAAGATAGTTTGGCCATGGCAGAAGTGTTTTCTggtttttagagagagaagcGAAGAACTGGAATATTATGAAGATTCATGAAAATTGGTATTGAGCTTAAAAGACAATGTGCAGTGAGATTGGAATGGAATAAAGAGACAAGTTAGAGAAAGAGCAGAGATTTAAAGAAAGTGGTGGCAATGAAAAGGTATAGCAGAGAGAAAAGTAAAATGAGCAGGTGTGCAAAATACGAACCAGACCGTAAAACCGAATCGAAAAAACTCGAAATGGCAACTATGGCTCGTTAATTGATGAATACGGTTTGGTTAGATTTGTATTAAGGTAAAAATTTGGTGTTTGGTTTGCGATTCGGTTTGGAGTTTagtaaaaattttgattttaaaatgtaaTCTGAATTTagagtttgatttgatttaaaaaatttataaatttcagtTGGTCGATTTCGATTATTAACCAAAGTGAATCGAACCGATTGACGGACAGCCCTAGCGGTAATATGTAATGATAAagagaaattaaaaatgaaaagatgTTACTTTGTGATGAAGGATAGAGAATGGGACTGTTATGCTTATTCTTTGAACAATGTAGAGAATCATCCATTTGCTTTTGCTTTTCTATGTTTCTTTATCTTTCCCAAAAATAAATTAGCCTCTCAAGATATAAAGTAATCTCACCAAGACAAGTTGCAATTAAGGGTGTAAGCAAATGTGACCCTCGTAAACTATTCGAAACTCACTCCATACATTAATTCAAGTTAAAAACACTTGACGTATAAATTCAAAACTTGACtcgaaaataaataaatcaatcacaATTTTTCTAATATCGCTTGACTCGACTCATTTGCACCTTTAATTGATTGAACGTTAGTTAAACTGGTTGGATTATTAACAGATAATCAGTCCGGATTCAGTTatcggtttgattttaaaagattGGCTCCACATGCATCACCACACATTTTTAATTATCATGTAAGGTAATGGCATGGCAGCACATTTTCCTATTTTACGTGCAAACCTAAGGTCAATATTTTACACTTACTTAGCTAGTACAACTTCCTTCAATTTGGCCAATTAAGTTCATGAAAAGTTTACTCCCTACTTTCTAAAAAGCAAGGTTGAAAAACATATTACTTTTCAAAACCAATGAGCGATATATCTCGAATAATATAAATGTCAAGCAGTAAACTGCTAAGTCGTAAgttcaaatcctcccacaaACACTTCTActcccaattataaaaaagaaattacttttcaaaaattctacttttcaaaaattctacttttcaaaaattctacTTTTCTGGCTTACTAAATGAATATACTAATAATCAACTGAGTACAAAGATAATATTGCCGGTATACATTTCTGAATCTCACAATTAATTTAATCTAGCTGTTAAACAACTATTACTATTATTAACTCATATAAGTTCAAACTTTATAGTATTTTCCTTTGTCTCATATCCATTAGTGTATACTGATGTAGCTAAAAGTTGGATATGATGAGCAGAAATGGTGAAGGTGATGCAAAAGAATGCATGCATGTAGATTAGTTGATACTAATCCAAAAATAAAGGCTGGTGTCATCAACCATTAACCTAAGACATTAAGGATTTAGAGTTGGTTTGACAAAGCAAAAATAAAGAAGATACTATAATCTCACTTACTATCATATATTTGACATGCTGTCATTTTAATAGCAAAAAGCATAGTTTAGTCTATGTATTTGTCCTAGTTTTGGTATTGGATTCCTACACTTTTATTTGTCAACAATGTTTGCCTACgctttaattttatagattttggGTCCTTCCGTTATATCATAATGTATTAAATGTATCAATTTAGAGGAAAAATCAGTTTAGTctctcaaattttttattattttttggcaacTAAACAAATTAATGAATATATGAACATCATTAAAAGAACCAAATGTTGATAAAAGCAAAAACATAGGCACcaaatttttagtaaatttaaaatgtgaagatgaattaaaaaaaacttattccGAGAGTAACCGCGCATAAAATACATGCACTTAATTTTTGTGATGGATGGACCTAATCTCTATGAAATCAAAAGAGTAGAGActcaatatttataaataaaaatacacgGATTCAATGCTAAAAATGGACAAGTGTAGGGATTCAAAACTGTATTTtaccaattttaatttattccaGGGAGTGGGGACATGCCCATGTGGAATAAGGTATTGTGTGGTTCTCTTAATTCAAGTTGATGTCAAAAGCACCCTTGTCTGACTAGCTCATATTGTTGCTGTCTGATAAGGTTCATTTTATTCTTGTGGCCAtgcaaaataattatataacccTAACTGAGATATGGGCACTTTTTATTTATGTCAgatttgcttttatttttgttttgttcttcATTTAGTAATCAACAACAAATTAATGTAGTATAAACTTTATCCATTTAGAAATGATTCATAATCCTATGAAAATTATAACTGAATTGACACGAAAATTTCTTTCATTTTGAACATACTTATAAAACTCTAATCCTATTTTTATAGAAGATATATTATCTCGACGTTTCTCATTTTGAGTCTAAAAAGCTTCACTTGTTGTAGTCAGTCCGTAATGCAGCCGTTCAGCGTTTACGTTTCCGTGATGCTTAATAATAGACAGGAAAGAAAAGAGCCAAAATAACActcattttgtaaaaaaaatgtcCACAACTTTTGTAGCACACCATGAGGATTTCTAGTAAAAGATAGAAAGTAGTATATATGCTGATCTGATCCCTTTAATTTCTTTGTAAAATTATCCATGTGTTAGTCCATACCCTCCAAGAACATGTTTTCATATGATAAAAGGCAAAAATATGATTAAAGTCGGTCCAAAAACagatataattttcatttcagTAACTTTCTGCTAATGGGTTATGATGTCATTAGCCGCATCTTTATGCTTTGAATGCACTTATGCACACACAGCTGTATTAATCACATATATATGTAACCtgtataaaagaaataaaaaaaaaagaacgtGTGCTCTTTTTGAAAGgattcaaaacatttttttgaattatttacaTACATATAGAATTTCAGCGTTTCACTTTCATagcaatttaattatatattttctaaaatgttgCATCatacatttcaactttttttgcttttgcattatataatcttttttgtttttcaccaaatataaaattacaaagtGTAAAAGCAAAAATATGCTACACaatgtcaaaaattaaaaagttggaATGTGcgacgtaacgttttaaaaaatgTGATTAAATCCCTGCAAAAgtgaaatattgaaatttaaaatgcaaataaacctttttttttctcaGAATGTGATATTTACAGAAATCTTGAAGTTGAATATGCTAAGGAACCTTTTGTGAATTTGAAACTGTTAAGTTA is part of the Mercurialis annua linkage group LG3, ddMerAnnu1.2, whole genome shotgun sequence genome and encodes:
- the LOC126673146 gene encoding glucan endo-1,3-beta-glucosidase 12-like is translated as MAKLSSQCLFFLFLCLLTLCSSGTKLGFLYNAREKNTGDSSITRKLSVLEENKVYVSYVKVLAADHSVLSSLSSSNVSVHLYLDDSLVENFLNSKSSAILWVKTFIFPFMPRVNIRSLVLRGGNDMSRVLSSMKLISSVLRDLGFDNEVKVSVAFSLSFLESLDRKQENELNRVLGFIKRLRSFVVVEGSFENSVESMIKKATLVSSILDCDDVDVVMTLESSIVDPSDEQVIEFAAMALQSLENSQIAELYVEVSSVAGFVAIEQEQIFHSARRELMKTVSHDAINPPITLPSDNPTPTIVTVPATNPVTITPGNPASAPIQIPSTTPILFPPSNPAVNPPVPFTTPVSTPAAPITVPGMQPITNPVTTYPAPTGNVPGTTPAVNPVTPPATTNAPAVPGQSWCIAKSGVSETALQSALDYACGMGGADCSQIQQGGNCYNPSTLQNHASYAFNSYYQKNPTATSCDFGGTASIVSSNPSTGSCVFPSSSSSSTSSSSSPPASTSSLPTPSTPTTTPITNPATTPSTPMSGDSGTVTPPSVLNSSSPGSETPTVFGSDTPPGFNTSTSRSASLRPFFGSIILVTIFVARTITLDI